One region of Polypterus senegalus isolate Bchr_013 chromosome 11, ASM1683550v1, whole genome shotgun sequence genomic DNA includes:
- the LOC120538616 gene encoding jerky protein homolog-like encodes MASKCKHNLCTFKEKLEVLKRLDKGESATQLSKEFGVGKATISDWKKIEQFCITTSEKTIEKCSKTTVSSYEKLDEALFLWFTQERQKGIPITGPLIQEKALQLNKLMDGDVSFTASCGFLDRWKKRHGIRQLTITGEKLSVDNKAAVEYLEKFKCIISSYSPQQVYNTDETGLNFKALPTKSLASQEERSTPGFKMDKQRLTVLACSNASATNKLPLMIIGKSAKPRCFKNMNMNSLPVFYRNQKKAWMDRALFQEWFDKQFVPKVKAFNKENGLPPRALLLIDNAPSHPEEMQIVCDDIKAIFLQPNVTSILQPMDQGVLQALKQNYRKMLLRSLLEDNEELTILDKLKKMNIKDVIYWVAEAWENTRKESLQKSWKNLWPELEFVQTVFPPTKENLRTSSIGEKNARL; translated from the coding sequence ATGGCAAGCAAATGTAAACATAACTTgtgtacatttaaagaaaaactggaagtgtTAAAAAGACTTGACAAAGGTGAAAGTGCCACTCAGTTATCAAAGGAATTTGGTGTCGGGAAAGCAACAATTTCCGATTGGAAAAAAATTGAGCAGTTTTGCATTACCACAAGTGAAAAAACGATTGAAAAATGTAGCAAGACgacagtgtcttcttacgaaaaaTTGGACGAAGCACTTTTCTTATGGTTTacacaagaaagacagaaaggaatCCCTATCACTGGCCCTCTAATTCAAGAAAAGGCGCTTCAATTGAACAAGCTCATGGACGGTGACGTATCATTTACGGCTAGTTGTGGTTTCTTAGACCGATGGAAGAAAAGACATGGAATCAGGCAGCTTACAATAACTGGAGAGAAATTGTCAGTGGACAACAAAGCAGCTGTTGAATACCTTGAGAAGTTCAAATGCATCATTTCTTCCTACTCGCCCCAGCAAGTTTACAACACAGATGAGACAGGACTTAACTTTAAAGCATTGCCTACCAAAAGTCTTGCATCACAAGAGGAACGATCTACACCAGGGTTTAAAATGGATAAACAGCGCCTAACTGTGTTGGCGTGCAGCAATGCTTCTGCCACAAATAAGCTTCCACTGATGATTATCGGCAAATCGGCAAAACCACGCTGTTTTAAGAACATGAACATGAACTCTCTccctgttttttacagaaatcaaaagaaagcTTGGATGGATCGTGCCTTGTTCCAAGAATGGTTTGACAAGCAATTTGTGCCAAAAGTAAAGGcgtttaacaaagaaaatggattgCCTCCTCGTGCTTTGTTACTTATAGACAATGCTCCGTCACATCCAGAAGAAATGCAGATTGTTTGCGATGATATCAAGGCTATTTTTCTCCAACCAAATGTCacatcaattttgcagccaatgGACCAAGGGGTTTTGCAGGCTTTGAAACAGAATTATAGAAAAATGCTTCTTCGTAGCCTACTTGAAGATAATGAAGAGCTAACAATTTTGGATAAActcaagaaaatgaacatcaaAGATGTTATTTACTGGGTTGCTGAAGCTTGGGAAAACACACGCAAGGAATCCTTACAGAAGTCTTGGAAAAATCTCTGGCCTGAGCTAGAGTTTGTCCAAACAGTTTTCCCCCCGACAAAAGAAAATTTGCGAACTTCTTCAATTGGTGAAAAGAATGCCAGGTTGTGA